CCTTTCTAACCATCTTTGATGATGCGTTTGCTGAAACCTGCTGTTTTATATAGGACACCCTCTGTGCCTTGCAAGATGCTGATGCCTTCTTCTTTACTGAAGTTAAAACCCAGCCATGCTCATGAATTACGTAAGAGGATCTTTAAGCACACTGAACAACATTCACTTGGAATGCTTTAAGCAAACAGCATAGTAGGGActatcaggactgcccagtccctgaccaccttccagcgaagacacacctcttcagacaacacctgtaaaactcaactcttcccttctggacaataaagcactctgcctttaatgcactttaacatgcacttatctgctccctattttactgtaacTAACCCTACACTTAAcctaatctgtagtattttgtatttcatctgTACTAACCTTGaagtaactatcaacactgttatctgctcttgaattgcGCCGATActaaatcgtactgtgttttgtatttgctcttatcaggcctgaagtcattgtattttgtatcttgctcttaattgtactgtaatttttgatatgtattttgtataccactgtaagtcgccctgggtaagggtgtctgctaagaaataaataataataatcttggcCAACAATCACACTTAATTTGCAACATTAGCAGCACGACTTCAACACTGATGTATATTTCTAAAGGGGAATCTCCATCACCATTTCTGCTCTCGCTGCTGAAATAAAACTTGGCAAATGTCCATGTCCTTTTCAAATAATGGAAACTGAAGAACATTAAGTGACTGTTTGGAATAGGCAAAAGCAAACATGTGCTAGacgttttatatatttcaatctAAAATACACACCGGCTCAAACCTTTCTCCAATAAAGTTTACACGCCTCAAtgaatattaatttaacaaacgTGAACGTTTCATATTGCACCTTGCATACTGACTCCATAATTCGAGCGAGAGTGATGCATTAACCAGGATTCCACTGTGATGCATTaacgtttaaatgtttaaatacagttagggccaaaagttttgcaacaccctatagaatgaactcgtttcgcttcataaagtcgaataaaacctgcttaataatgtcacgttaacatattccATTTACCTAACGAAAAActgaaattttaaaatgtgacatttcaaaatctcacaTGAAATACagaactactattatggcttccggtagacttttgcaatataattttgtagtttcttcgattacttgatgttaaataagagatctaaattatgttcatgtagttttgtcatttttttttttttaaattatgtctcaatcctaaaattctaggtgatgcaaagcttttgtccATAGACGTAAATGCCCAGTGGGTACTCACTCTGCATACTGACATCTGGTTGGTGGTGAGAGTGCCAGTCTTGTCAGAGCAGATAACGGAGGTGCAGCCCAGGGTCTCGACAGAAGGCAGGCTCCGCACGATGGCGTTCTTCTTGGCCATCCTGCGGGTGCCCAGGGCCAGGCAGGTGGTGATGACGGCGGGCAGCCCCTCGGGGATGGCAGCCACGGCCAGGGCCACGGCAATCTTGAAGTAGTAGATGGCGCCGCGGATCCAGGAGCCCCCGTGGACCGGGTCGTTGAAGTGCCCGATGTTGATGACCCACACGGCCACGCAGATCAGTGAGATGACCTTGGAGAGCTGCTCCCCGAACTCGTCCAGCTTCTGCTGCAGCGGGGTCTTCTCCTGCTCCGTGGCCGCCATCTGGTTACGGATTTTGCCGATTTCCGTGGCTACCCCAGTGGCCACCACCACACCGATAGCCCTGCCAGCGGCGATGTTGGTGCCCTGAGAGGGAGTGATGGAACGATGAGATTAGTCGGTATATTAAGACATACCTCCTGTCTTTACattatctatcaatcaatcaatctttattacTTATATAGAGCTTTTTGCAATAATACCGCAGTGATAAAAAATAAGTAGTTAATTCTCCATGGCCTTTCTTTTTCAGAATGTCAATTGGTGTTCAATTGATGTCATGGCTTTATGATGACAAACAAAGAcagatgtttattattatgtttttcttcCCCCATTAACGTATTGTctgactgaaataaaaataaaaagaatactgaTGTTTACCCACAGAAAGACACACTTACTGAGAAGAGCATGTTTTTCTTGTCCTGGTTGACAGCTCTGGGGTCAGGCACCGGGTCTGTGTGTTTAATTACAGACACCGATTCACCTAAATTGGAAGAAACAGACATTTTTCTGTTAACATAATTACCCTCCAATCTTTTCAAGAACATTCCCAGATTTTGTTTTCtcgtgaattttattttttttaataccggTACTTCCTCGTCTCATGGGAAAACACCCTGTGAATTACAGCTGATAACAACACTGCTCATTTCGAGGCTATTATCACAATAGGAACCTAAATACAGaaccaaaaaaagtattttttttgttttatttttttaattatgttttttgttattgtatttgtcTTGCTGGCTTAGTTCAAAGGCATAGAGAGCATAAAACAATGAAACCAAGTCAGACAGCCTAATCTTTCCAGTGCACATGGATGTGTATCACAAAACTTCATTCCAGATGTCTAGTGTTCTTTTCTATATCAGTGATTCAGTATCCCCTAGATTCTGGTGTTCGAGGGAGTCCTTTTCGCATCAGCAATGCTGTGTCTATTGACTCTCAACAAACTATGGGTGCTAGAATCTGCAAGACAGACGTTAGGATGTTAAGTGTCTAGGGGGTATGAAACACAAGGcctcattttaaagcatgtgtaaagAGCATAAACATTTTCTGTGCGGTACAAAACCATCGCAGTGATACAAAAACTACCAAGAAATGGCTTGCAGGAAGGAGTAGAGCGTAgcttttcaaatgatttttttttataaatttcctgcactattgtatggtgtttgcaatcattctgattcTTGGTTCGGATAAGTTCTGACTATCACATTTCTCGCAATCTATTCTAATGCGATAAGGCTTTTAGCTGCTTTGTCTCCTAAATGCTGACAATGAACAGCCCTCCTCCGTCTATTCAAATCATTTCTAAAGACAGAGAGCGGGTCGGGGCTGACAGAATGAATTCGCATGTCCAGTGCCTGACCGTtcggattctccagacaagctcaaagcagctcaggGACAGGTAAAAGCAGATTTCAAGAAAAAACGATCTCAGTATGGGAGCAACAAAAACCTTgagccactcagaatgactgctaACACCATAAAAAGCTATTCAAATGACAACTCAAAATAGggtccagagtttttttttttttactatttgaaCTATGAAGTAAAATAGCTATAAGAACTGTGGTAACTGACATCCAGTCTAACACCAAACTCTGTTTCCCAGAAAAGGACTTCAGAAGTCTGGCCCCTCTCTGTGCCCTTGCCGCTGCAGGTACTGTAGTAGTTTAGTATGCAGAGTGACAGGGGCAGGAGGAGCTAGTGTGGGTGGCTCTACAGCTGACGGTCAACTACTGTTACTGGAAAGACAAAAAGGTCTGGTTTCTCATAACGTCCAGAGAAGGGAaactggaagaatgtagtaaGCAGTTACCCAGCAATGAAACTGGAGTATATAATTGAACATGACCAAGGGATACTGCAGCTATCCTACATCTATGTCAGACACAAATCATCACTCAGCTGCAAAACATCTCTAGTGCTATTCTGTAGGCTGCTTTAGGATGATATGCGGTGAATGTACCCTACGTGGAGCATACTGACTTAATCTAGTACAGTGCAGCTTAGTTAGCACCTCCCCCTTACTTACACACAATATCAAAAAGTCAGAAGCAAACTGTCAGAGTTTGAAAAGCCTCTCCTGCCTATACGTCTCTTTCACATGCCCTTGTTGTCCTTGTAAAGTTAAAAAGGcctgtttcatattttccttttactcttTAAGTACATTTCTTGTCACATTGCAAGCCCCTTAAACTGGGATGTTTAGCTTAAATGAAGGGGCATTTTCAATTGACTTGCCTaattgaaatagaaaaataaGCAATTGccctttaaaaacagcaaattaatagaaaaaaaaatgcacagccACCCCCTCACCCCTTCTTACCTGTGAGAATGGACTGGTCCACCCGAAGTGTTGTTGATTTGATGCTGGTAATCCTAATGTCAGCTGGGACCTTATCACCAACTAAGGGGGGTAAAATAAAGAAAGTCCTAGTTATTAACGAGCTACAGTGTGCACTTACTTTTCTAGGATTCTGTAAATCCCTTAGCTGCCAGAGTGTCAGCACAtggtaaaatgaagacagtttGACCCATTGCTTCCTTTTGCACTTTTTAATTGAGTTTAATTGACCTTGTTCCATAACTGCTCCTCACCGAGAGATGCTTTGGCAGCTCTTAGCAGGAGTGTCCTCACTGTACGAACACATTCAAGCGTGATCCGTTCAAAGCAGAATGTTTTTTCAAACTCTTGGTACTAGGCCATTTCAATAATTTACCTAAACCGGTGTAGTTTAGGACTGGTTGCTACGCTACTGGAAATTCCAAGCCCTGTTCAATAAAACTTCAACATTCATCTATGGTGGTGATGGTAAAGGTAGAGGGGGGTTAATGTTTAAAGTGCTAGCACTGGAACACTCCCGGTGCTCATAGCTGACAGTCTTACAATCTATTGTCTATTTCTGAGCTCTACATGCACAAGGTGAAAGGACAGGCTTTGCTCAATAGCAATGTCATTGCACTACAAAGGTTCTCGAAGGGGCAATGGTATGAGGCCAGCATTGCTACCACAGTAGTAACAGTTTCATGTTCACTTACAGCGTTATTACAGCGGTATAGACCAATGCACAGTGGCAATCTGTTACAGAACCATGGTCCTCTGTCAGCACTGGACAGTGTGCTGCTGCATCAGGGCTGTGATGCAGTAGTGCCAAGTTGGGCAGAAGAATGTTGAACATTATGCAATCTGGGTCACAGACATAAgcatagtacattttaaaatacagcaatatTCCTGCGCAGTTGCAGCACACTGCTGTGATCCCCTTAAAACCAGCTGCAAGCAGGACCTGATGATCTTCAATTACAGCGTCCAGATCTCTCTGTTTTTATGTAACTTACACTGGCTTCCCTGGTTCAGGTTGACAAGCCAATTTTTGGGTGCAGTAGTAGCCCTTGTAGGTTCATAGTTGTTTATTCCTAGTTTTGGTAAATTAATTCGTCTGTGGTCAATGTCCTTTTATATTAAAGAGTAtcttcaaatatgttttttactgtcctctttgtgtatgtttttttaatcgttctgagtggttctcattccaattattttgcctttttaatGTCGTCTTTGCAAAGGGTCTTAGAGTcaagttcaggagctgttcttcttttctagttgcctgccatagacatacaTAACCCAGGCTAGATCAGCCGAAGGGTCTTCACAGAGTTAAAAGCCAGCGCCATCTACTGCACTGCTGAgtattgccagaaaaacaaaTTTGTAATGCCTGGGTTACACATTATATGTCTACAGCAGCAAAGCAGCTCTCCTCAAAGCACCTTCGCACAAAAAtatcaa
This genomic interval from Polyodon spathula isolate WHYD16114869_AA chromosome 41, ASM1765450v1, whole genome shotgun sequence contains the following:
- the LOC121305032 gene encoding sarcoplasmic/endoplasmic reticulum calcium ATPase 1-like translates to MGKVFRMDRKAVQRIKAREIVPGDIVEVAVGDKVPADIRITSIKSTTLRVDQSILTGESVSVIKHTDPVPDPRAVNQDKKNMLFSGTNIAAGRAIGVVVATGVATEIGKIRNQMAATEQEKTPLQQKLDEFGEQLSKVISLICVAVWVINIGHFNDPVHGGSWIRGAIYYFKIAVALAVAAIPEGLPAVITTCLALGTRRMAKKNAIVRSLPSVETLGCTSVICSDKTGTLTTNQMSVCRMFVVDKVDGSNCSLHEFSITGSTYAPEGEVLRGEKQVECGDYDGLVELATICALCNDSSLDFNEVSRILSLKLRYCYASQGGRLFA